Proteins co-encoded in one Anser cygnoides isolate HZ-2024a breed goose unplaced genomic scaffold, Taihu_goose_T2T_genome scaffold_43_1, whole genome shotgun sequence genomic window:
- the LOC136786341 gene encoding uncharacterized protein isoform X4, which translates to MEQRPPSRPRVAWEEDESSQESSSLMEPIEVCEVEPLQPDAIWLPVYEEEEEAVDFIEAYVRNPERVRAALSMAAVPACPGRAPALLPGCWRAAGWAELLPSRRPAQLRTPQCCGPAGCGSPSHAPSWYLCGCQDEVQKMKFLSNVITVCTTAQQKGLLEGLDIFCSRNKLAENIQVLLDEEPKDKLFTAVRQQAMLAVSALSTVEMAVEDEMTFLLLASFKSIFFLPPEEELNIRLYSMTLKSMDNMLQMLLISPPASSFEENLHKILQVLLRFANSQNKLAKERAMERIWRLTGFISSCSDQEPFGKYLQPPQRTAIVLRTLETMRDCCIDNKKNQWAKFMLEVAVRDSASWLMEVQKILRFLHENLKKSNSTSLLRQSFFLVLKALTNQFPREALRSVLTSLPSLDSTTLDIWKAMLSLPMTSGKILRELQNVLQDERVCWSLHVQTEHTSLLNLAMMCPTERVLADLCDTEKLLLLLSLDNLPILWLVLRALVMLSERSEMVRVVQLLLPEVMETLQYDNTHITEKALTVFENVIGHLEKTEASPIALALAERLLPLFNNQVSSEVRERSMLLFKDLMESVVWWKKGAMKTTVRRALIPLLFRMSDETQSVAKASAVVLLACAKFLKWKQLEQLTQTEDIWRIWEYLLKQKISRVEGCLPYLEDAQANLRQEAVKFIAFAALHSGDLDKEKLRMIITYLQIHSEYDIHPSIRHLAAGTIEILQRQVQQQPASRWARLAALRCWP; encoded by the exons ATGGAGCAGAGACCCCCAAGCCGCCCCAGGGTGGCCTGGGAAGAGGATGAGAGCtcccaggagagcagctctcTAATGGAGCCCATCGAGGTGTGCGAGGTGGAGCCGCTGCAGCCTG ACGCTATCTGGCTACCTGTGtatgaagaggaagaggaagctgtGGACTTCATCGAGGCCTACGTCAGAAACCCGGAAAGGGTAAGAGCAGCCCTTTCCATGGCGGCTGTGCCTGCATGTCCTGGCCGTGCCCCggctctgctgccaggctgctggagggctgctggctgggcagagctgctgccctccaGGCGTCCCGCACAGCTCCGCACCCCGCAATGCTGCggtcctgctggctgtggctCCCCCTCTCACGCTCCCTCTTGGTATCTCTGTGGCTGCCAGGATGAGGTGCAGAAGATGAAGTTCCTGAGCAACGTCATCACTGTGTGCACAACCGCCCAACAGAAGGGCTTGTTAGAGGGCCTGGAcatcttctgcagcagaaataagCTGGCGGAGAACATCCAG gtgctgctggacGAGGAGCCCAAGGACAAGCTGTTCACAGCAGTGCGGCAGCAAGCCATGCTTGCTGTCTCTGCCTTGAG caCAGTGGAGATGGCGGTGGAGGATGAAATGACGTTTCTGTTACTTGCATCCTTCAAGAGcatcttcttccttcctccggAAGAGGAACTCAACATTCGCCTCTACAGTATG ACCCTGAAAAGTATGGACAACATGCTGCAGATGTTGCTGATcagccctcctgcctccagcttcGAGGAGAATTTGCATAAGATCTTGCAG gtgctgctacGCTTTGCGAACTCTCAGAACAAACTTGCAAAGGAGAGAGCCATGGAAAGGATCTGGAGGCTGACTGGTTTCATTTCTAGCTGTTCTGATCAGGAG CCATTTGGAAAATACCTCCAGCCTCCTCAGAGGACAGCCATCGTCCTCAGGACACTTGAGACCATGAGAGACTGCTGCATCGATAACAAGAAGAACCAGTGGGCCAAGTTCATGCTGGAAGTGGCCGTGAGAGACTCTGCCTCTTGGCTGATGGAA GTGCAAAAGATTCTGAGATTCCTCCATGAAAACCTAAAAAAGAGCAACAGCACATCTTTACTCCGGCAGAGCTTCTTCTTAGTACTGAAGGCACTGACTAACCAGTTTCCCAGGGAAGCTCTCAGAAGTGTGCTGACCAGCCTTCCGTCACTTGACAG CACTACGCTGGACATCTGGAAGGCGATGCTTTCCCTTCCAATGACTTCAGGGAAGATCTTGCGAGAGCTACAGAACGTTCTCCAGGACGAACGGGTGTGCTGGTCTTTGCACGTCCAGACAGAGCACACCAGCCTTCTTAACTTGGCT ATGATGTGTCCAACTGAACGTGTACTAGCGGATTTATGTGACACAGAaaagctcctgctgcttctgagtCTTGACAACCTGCCGATTCTCTGGCTGGTGCTCAGAGCCCTCGTCATGTTGTCAGAGAGATCTGAGATG GTGAGGGTagtgcagctcctgctgccagaaGTCATGGAGACTCTGCAGTATGACAACACACACATCACTGAGAAGGCCCTGACTGTCTTTGAAAACGTGATCGGTCATCTGGAGAAGACGGAGGCCAGCCCCATCGCTCTGGCACTGGCTGAGAGACTCCTGCCTCTTTTTAACAAC CAGGTGTCCAGTGAGGTGCGGGAGCGCTCCATGCTCCTCTTCAAAGACCTGATGGAGTCTGTGGTGTGGTGGAAAAAAGGAGCAATGAAAACGACCGTGCGCAGGGCCCTTATTCCACTGTTGTTCCGGATGAGTGACGAGACTCAGAGCGTGGCCAAG GCCTCTGCAGTAGTCCTACTTGCCTGTGCAAAGTTCCTGAAGTGGAAACAGCTTGAGCAGCTGACTCAGACTGAGGACATCTGGAGGATTTGGGAGTACTTG CTCAAGCAGAAGATCAGCAGGGTGGAAGGATGCCTGCCATACCTGGAGGATGCTCAGGCCAACTTGCGACAGGAGGCTGTCAAATTCATCG CGTTTGCTGCATTGCACTCCGGGGACCTAGACAAAGAGAAGCTGCGTATGATCATCACCT ACCTCCAAATTCATTCGGAATACGACATCCATCCATCGATCCGTCACCTGGCAGCTGGGACCATAGAGATCCTGCAACGTCAAGTACAGCAGCAACCCGCATCAAGATGGGCTAGGCTGGCAGCACTGCGCTGCTGGCCCTGA
- the LOC136786341 gene encoding uncharacterized protein isoform X1 codes for MEQRPPSRPRVAWEEDESSQESSSLMEPIEVCEVEPLQPDAIWLPVYEEEEEAVDFIEAYVRNPERVRAALSMAAVPACPGRAPALLPGCWRAAGWAELLPSRRPAQLRTPQCCGPAGCGSPSHAPSWYLCGCQDEVQKMKFLSNVITVCTTAQQKGLLEGLDIFCSRNKLAENIQVLLDEEPKDKLFTAVRQQAMLAVSALSTVEMAVEDEMTFLLLASFKSIFFLPPEEELNIRLYSMTLKSMDNMLQMLLISPPASSFEENLHKILQVLLRFANSQNKLAKERAMERIWRLTGFISSCSDQEPFGKYLQPPQRTAIVLRTLETMRDCCIDNKKNQWAKFMLEVAVRDSASWLMEVQKILRFLHENLKKSNSTSLLRQSFFLVLKALTNQFPREALRSVLTSLPSLDRYQPQQFPKHGVGQGQGCRTAWDLRGLSGSQLCGRGSPANRVFWACSTTLDIWKAMLSLPMTSGKILRELQNVLQDERVCWSLHVQTEHTSLLNLAMMCPTERVLADLCDTEKLLLLLSLDNLPILWLVLRALVMLSERSEMVRVVQLLLPEVMETLQYDNTHITEKALTVFENVIGHLEKTEASPIALALAERLLPLFNNQVSSEVRERSMLLFKDLMESVVWWKKGAMKTTVRRALIPLLFRMSDETQSVAKASAVVLLACAKFLKWKQLEQLTQTEDIWRIWEYLLKQKISRVEGCLPYLEDAQANLRQEAVKFIAFAALHSGDLDKEKLRMIITYLQIHSEYDIHPSIRHLAAGTIEILQRQVQQQPASRWARLAALRCWP; via the exons ATGGAGCAGAGACCCCCAAGCCGCCCCAGGGTGGCCTGGGAAGAGGATGAGAGCtcccaggagagcagctctcTAATGGAGCCCATCGAGGTGTGCGAGGTGGAGCCGCTGCAGCCTG ACGCTATCTGGCTACCTGTGtatgaagaggaagaggaagctgtGGACTTCATCGAGGCCTACGTCAGAAACCCGGAAAGGGTAAGAGCAGCCCTTTCCATGGCGGCTGTGCCTGCATGTCCTGGCCGTGCCCCggctctgctgccaggctgctggagggctgctggctgggcagagctgctgccctccaGGCGTCCCGCACAGCTCCGCACCCCGCAATGCTGCggtcctgctggctgtggctCCCCCTCTCACGCTCCCTCTTGGTATCTCTGTGGCTGCCAGGATGAGGTGCAGAAGATGAAGTTCCTGAGCAACGTCATCACTGTGTGCACAACCGCCCAACAGAAGGGCTTGTTAGAGGGCCTGGAcatcttctgcagcagaaataagCTGGCGGAGAACATCCAG gtgctgctggacGAGGAGCCCAAGGACAAGCTGTTCACAGCAGTGCGGCAGCAAGCCATGCTTGCTGTCTCTGCCTTGAG caCAGTGGAGATGGCGGTGGAGGATGAAATGACGTTTCTGTTACTTGCATCCTTCAAGAGcatcttcttccttcctccggAAGAGGAACTCAACATTCGCCTCTACAGTATG ACCCTGAAAAGTATGGACAACATGCTGCAGATGTTGCTGATcagccctcctgcctccagcttcGAGGAGAATTTGCATAAGATCTTGCAG gtgctgctacGCTTTGCGAACTCTCAGAACAAACTTGCAAAGGAGAGAGCCATGGAAAGGATCTGGAGGCTGACTGGTTTCATTTCTAGCTGTTCTGATCAGGAG CCATTTGGAAAATACCTCCAGCCTCCTCAGAGGACAGCCATCGTCCTCAGGACACTTGAGACCATGAGAGACTGCTGCATCGATAACAAGAAGAACCAGTGGGCCAAGTTCATGCTGGAAGTGGCCGTGAGAGACTCTGCCTCTTGGCTGATGGAA GTGCAAAAGATTCTGAGATTCCTCCATGAAAACCTAAAAAAGAGCAACAGCACATCTTTACTCCGGCAGAGCTTCTTCTTAGTACTGAAGGCACTGACTAACCAGTTTCCCAGGGAAGCTCTCAGAAGTGTGCTGACCAGCCTTCCGTCACTTGACAGGTACCAGCCCCAACAGTTCCCTAAGCACGGGGTGGGTCAgggccagggctgcaggacagcctggGACCTGCGGGGCTTGTCTGGGTCACAGCTCTGCGGGCGGGGCAGCCCTGCCAACAGAGTGTTCTGGGCTTGCAGCACTACGCTGGACATCTGGAAGGCGATGCTTTCCCTTCCAATGACTTCAGGGAAGATCTTGCGAGAGCTACAGAACGTTCTCCAGGACGAACGGGTGTGCTGGTCTTTGCACGTCCAGACAGAGCACACCAGCCTTCTTAACTTGGCT ATGATGTGTCCAACTGAACGTGTACTAGCGGATTTATGTGACACAGAaaagctcctgctgcttctgagtCTTGACAACCTGCCGATTCTCTGGCTGGTGCTCAGAGCCCTCGTCATGTTGTCAGAGAGATCTGAGATG GTGAGGGTagtgcagctcctgctgccagaaGTCATGGAGACTCTGCAGTATGACAACACACACATCACTGAGAAGGCCCTGACTGTCTTTGAAAACGTGATCGGTCATCTGGAGAAGACGGAGGCCAGCCCCATCGCTCTGGCACTGGCTGAGAGACTCCTGCCTCTTTTTAACAAC CAGGTGTCCAGTGAGGTGCGGGAGCGCTCCATGCTCCTCTTCAAAGACCTGATGGAGTCTGTGGTGTGGTGGAAAAAAGGAGCAATGAAAACGACCGTGCGCAGGGCCCTTATTCCACTGTTGTTCCGGATGAGTGACGAGACTCAGAGCGTGGCCAAG GCCTCTGCAGTAGTCCTACTTGCCTGTGCAAAGTTCCTGAAGTGGAAACAGCTTGAGCAGCTGACTCAGACTGAGGACATCTGGAGGATTTGGGAGTACTTG CTCAAGCAGAAGATCAGCAGGGTGGAAGGATGCCTGCCATACCTGGAGGATGCTCAGGCCAACTTGCGACAGGAGGCTGTCAAATTCATCG CGTTTGCTGCATTGCACTCCGGGGACCTAGACAAAGAGAAGCTGCGTATGATCATCACCT ACCTCCAAATTCATTCGGAATACGACATCCATCCATCGATCCGTCACCTGGCAGCTGGGACCATAGAGATCCTGCAACGTCAAGTACAGCAGCAACCCGCATCAAGATGGGCTAGGCTGGCAGCACTGCGCTGCTGGCCCTGA
- the LOC136786341 gene encoding uncharacterized protein isoform X5 produces MEQRPPSRPRVAWEEDESSQESSSLMEPIEVCEVEPLQPDAIWLPVYEEEEEAVDFIEAYVRNPERDEVQKMKFLSNVITVCTTAQQKGLLEGLDIFCSRNKLAENIQVLLDEEPKDKLFTAVRQQAMLAVSALSTVEMAVEDEMTFLLLASFKSIFFLPPEEELNIRLYSMTLKSMDNMLQMLLISPPASSFEENLHKILQVLLRFANSQNKLAKERAMERIWRLTGFISSCSDQEPFGKYLQPPQRTAIVLRTLETMRDCCIDNKKNQWAKFMLEVAVRDSASWLMEVQKILRFLHENLKKSNSTSLLRQSFFLVLKALTNQFPREALRSVLTSLPSLDRYQPQQFPKHGVGQGQGCRTAWDLRGLSGSQLCGRGSPANRVFWACSTTLDIWKAMLSLPMTSGKILRELQNVLQDERVCWSLHVQTEHTSLLNLAMMCPTERVLADLCDTEKLLLLLSLDNLPILWLVLRALVMLSERSEMVRVVQLLLPEVMETLQYDNTHITEKALTVFENVIGHLEKTEASPIALALAERLLPLFNNQVSSEVRERSMLLFKDLMESVVWWKKGAMKTTVRRALIPLLFRMSDETQSVAKASAVVLLACAKFLKWKQLEQLTQTEDIWRIWEYLLKQKISRVEGCLPYLEDAQANLRQEAVKFIAFAALHSGDLDKEKLRMIITYLQIHSEYDIHPSIRHLAAGTIEILQRQVQQQPASRWARLAALRCWP; encoded by the exons ATGGAGCAGAGACCCCCAAGCCGCCCCAGGGTGGCCTGGGAAGAGGATGAGAGCtcccaggagagcagctctcTAATGGAGCCCATCGAGGTGTGCGAGGTGGAGCCGCTGCAGCCTG ACGCTATCTGGCTACCTGTGtatgaagaggaagaggaagctgtGGACTTCATCGAGGCCTACGTCAGAAACCCGGAAAGG GATGAGGTGCAGAAGATGAAGTTCCTGAGCAACGTCATCACTGTGTGCACAACCGCCCAACAGAAGGGCTTGTTAGAGGGCCTGGAcatcttctgcagcagaaataagCTGGCGGAGAACATCCAG gtgctgctggacGAGGAGCCCAAGGACAAGCTGTTCACAGCAGTGCGGCAGCAAGCCATGCTTGCTGTCTCTGCCTTGAG caCAGTGGAGATGGCGGTGGAGGATGAAATGACGTTTCTGTTACTTGCATCCTTCAAGAGcatcttcttccttcctccggAAGAGGAACTCAACATTCGCCTCTACAGTATG ACCCTGAAAAGTATGGACAACATGCTGCAGATGTTGCTGATcagccctcctgcctccagcttcGAGGAGAATTTGCATAAGATCTTGCAG gtgctgctacGCTTTGCGAACTCTCAGAACAAACTTGCAAAGGAGAGAGCCATGGAAAGGATCTGGAGGCTGACTGGTTTCATTTCTAGCTGTTCTGATCAGGAG CCATTTGGAAAATACCTCCAGCCTCCTCAGAGGACAGCCATCGTCCTCAGGACACTTGAGACCATGAGAGACTGCTGCATCGATAACAAGAAGAACCAGTGGGCCAAGTTCATGCTGGAAGTGGCCGTGAGAGACTCTGCCTCTTGGCTGATGGAA GTGCAAAAGATTCTGAGATTCCTCCATGAAAACCTAAAAAAGAGCAACAGCACATCTTTACTCCGGCAGAGCTTCTTCTTAGTACTGAAGGCACTGACTAACCAGTTTCCCAGGGAAGCTCTCAGAAGTGTGCTGACCAGCCTTCCGTCACTTGACAGGTACCAGCCCCAACAGTTCCCTAAGCACGGGGTGGGTCAgggccagggctgcaggacagcctggGACCTGCGGGGCTTGTCTGGGTCACAGCTCTGCGGGCGGGGCAGCCCTGCCAACAGAGTGTTCTGGGCTTGCAGCACTACGCTGGACATCTGGAAGGCGATGCTTTCCCTTCCAATGACTTCAGGGAAGATCTTGCGAGAGCTACAGAACGTTCTCCAGGACGAACGGGTGTGCTGGTCTTTGCACGTCCAGACAGAGCACACCAGCCTTCTTAACTTGGCT ATGATGTGTCCAACTGAACGTGTACTAGCGGATTTATGTGACACAGAaaagctcctgctgcttctgagtCTTGACAACCTGCCGATTCTCTGGCTGGTGCTCAGAGCCCTCGTCATGTTGTCAGAGAGATCTGAGATG GTGAGGGTagtgcagctcctgctgccagaaGTCATGGAGACTCTGCAGTATGACAACACACACATCACTGAGAAGGCCCTGACTGTCTTTGAAAACGTGATCGGTCATCTGGAGAAGACGGAGGCCAGCCCCATCGCTCTGGCACTGGCTGAGAGACTCCTGCCTCTTTTTAACAAC CAGGTGTCCAGTGAGGTGCGGGAGCGCTCCATGCTCCTCTTCAAAGACCTGATGGAGTCTGTGGTGTGGTGGAAAAAAGGAGCAATGAAAACGACCGTGCGCAGGGCCCTTATTCCACTGTTGTTCCGGATGAGTGACGAGACTCAGAGCGTGGCCAAG GCCTCTGCAGTAGTCCTACTTGCCTGTGCAAAGTTCCTGAAGTGGAAACAGCTTGAGCAGCTGACTCAGACTGAGGACATCTGGAGGATTTGGGAGTACTTG CTCAAGCAGAAGATCAGCAGGGTGGAAGGATGCCTGCCATACCTGGAGGATGCTCAGGCCAACTTGCGACAGGAGGCTGTCAAATTCATCG CGTTTGCTGCATTGCACTCCGGGGACCTAGACAAAGAGAAGCTGCGTATGATCATCACCT ACCTCCAAATTCATTCGGAATACGACATCCATCCATCGATCCGTCACCTGGCAGCTGGGACCATAGAGATCCTGCAACGTCAAGTACAGCAGCAACCCGCATCAAGATGGGCTAGGCTGGCAGCACTGCGCTGCTGGCCCTGA
- the LOC136786341 gene encoding uncharacterized protein isoform X3 — translation MEQRPPSRPRVAWEEDESSQESSSLMEPIEVCEVEPLQPDAIWLPVYEEEEEAVDFIEAYVRNPERVRAALSMAAVPACPGRAPALLPGCWRAAGWAELLPSRRPAQLRTPQCCGPAGCGSPSHAPSWYLCGCQDEVQKMKFLSNVITVCTTAQQKGLLEGLDIFCSRNKLAENIQVLLDEEPKDKLFTAVRQQAMLAVSALSTVEMAVEDEMTFLLLASFKSIFFLPPEEELNIRLYSMTLKSMDNMLQMLLISPPASSFEENLHKILQPFGKYLQPPQRTAIVLRTLETMRDCCIDNKKNQWAKFMLEVAVRDSASWLMEVQKILRFLHENLKKSNSTSLLRQSFFLVLKALTNQFPREALRSVLTSLPSLDRYQPQQFPKHGVGQGQGCRTAWDLRGLSGSQLCGRGSPANRVFWACSTTLDIWKAMLSLPMTSGKILRELQNVLQDERVCWSLHVQTEHTSLLNLAMMCPTERVLADLCDTEKLLLLLSLDNLPILWLVLRALVMLSERSEMVRVVQLLLPEVMETLQYDNTHITEKALTVFENVIGHLEKTEASPIALALAERLLPLFNNQVSSEVRERSMLLFKDLMESVVWWKKGAMKTTVRRALIPLLFRMSDETQSVAKASAVVLLACAKFLKWKQLEQLTQTEDIWRIWEYLLKQKISRVEGCLPYLEDAQANLRQEAVKFIAFAALHSGDLDKEKLRMIITYLQIHSEYDIHPSIRHLAAGTIEILQRQVQQQPASRWARLAALRCWP, via the exons ATGGAGCAGAGACCCCCAAGCCGCCCCAGGGTGGCCTGGGAAGAGGATGAGAGCtcccaggagagcagctctcTAATGGAGCCCATCGAGGTGTGCGAGGTGGAGCCGCTGCAGCCTG ACGCTATCTGGCTACCTGTGtatgaagaggaagaggaagctgtGGACTTCATCGAGGCCTACGTCAGAAACCCGGAAAGGGTAAGAGCAGCCCTTTCCATGGCGGCTGTGCCTGCATGTCCTGGCCGTGCCCCggctctgctgccaggctgctggagggctgctggctgggcagagctgctgccctccaGGCGTCCCGCACAGCTCCGCACCCCGCAATGCTGCggtcctgctggctgtggctCCCCCTCTCACGCTCCCTCTTGGTATCTCTGTGGCTGCCAGGATGAGGTGCAGAAGATGAAGTTCCTGAGCAACGTCATCACTGTGTGCACAACCGCCCAACAGAAGGGCTTGTTAGAGGGCCTGGAcatcttctgcagcagaaataagCTGGCGGAGAACATCCAG gtgctgctggacGAGGAGCCCAAGGACAAGCTGTTCACAGCAGTGCGGCAGCAAGCCATGCTTGCTGTCTCTGCCTTGAG caCAGTGGAGATGGCGGTGGAGGATGAAATGACGTTTCTGTTACTTGCATCCTTCAAGAGcatcttcttccttcctccggAAGAGGAACTCAACATTCGCCTCTACAGTATG ACCCTGAAAAGTATGGACAACATGCTGCAGATGTTGCTGATcagccctcctgcctccagcttcGAGGAGAATTTGCATAAGATCTTGCAG CCATTTGGAAAATACCTCCAGCCTCCTCAGAGGACAGCCATCGTCCTCAGGACACTTGAGACCATGAGAGACTGCTGCATCGATAACAAGAAGAACCAGTGGGCCAAGTTCATGCTGGAAGTGGCCGTGAGAGACTCTGCCTCTTGGCTGATGGAA GTGCAAAAGATTCTGAGATTCCTCCATGAAAACCTAAAAAAGAGCAACAGCACATCTTTACTCCGGCAGAGCTTCTTCTTAGTACTGAAGGCACTGACTAACCAGTTTCCCAGGGAAGCTCTCAGAAGTGTGCTGACCAGCCTTCCGTCACTTGACAGGTACCAGCCCCAACAGTTCCCTAAGCACGGGGTGGGTCAgggccagggctgcaggacagcctggGACCTGCGGGGCTTGTCTGGGTCACAGCTCTGCGGGCGGGGCAGCCCTGCCAACAGAGTGTTCTGGGCTTGCAGCACTACGCTGGACATCTGGAAGGCGATGCTTTCCCTTCCAATGACTTCAGGGAAGATCTTGCGAGAGCTACAGAACGTTCTCCAGGACGAACGGGTGTGCTGGTCTTTGCACGTCCAGACAGAGCACACCAGCCTTCTTAACTTGGCT ATGATGTGTCCAACTGAACGTGTACTAGCGGATTTATGTGACACAGAaaagctcctgctgcttctgagtCTTGACAACCTGCCGATTCTCTGGCTGGTGCTCAGAGCCCTCGTCATGTTGTCAGAGAGATCTGAGATG GTGAGGGTagtgcagctcctgctgccagaaGTCATGGAGACTCTGCAGTATGACAACACACACATCACTGAGAAGGCCCTGACTGTCTTTGAAAACGTGATCGGTCATCTGGAGAAGACGGAGGCCAGCCCCATCGCTCTGGCACTGGCTGAGAGACTCCTGCCTCTTTTTAACAAC CAGGTGTCCAGTGAGGTGCGGGAGCGCTCCATGCTCCTCTTCAAAGACCTGATGGAGTCTGTGGTGTGGTGGAAAAAAGGAGCAATGAAAACGACCGTGCGCAGGGCCCTTATTCCACTGTTGTTCCGGATGAGTGACGAGACTCAGAGCGTGGCCAAG GCCTCTGCAGTAGTCCTACTTGCCTGTGCAAAGTTCCTGAAGTGGAAACAGCTTGAGCAGCTGACTCAGACTGAGGACATCTGGAGGATTTGGGAGTACTTG CTCAAGCAGAAGATCAGCAGGGTGGAAGGATGCCTGCCATACCTGGAGGATGCTCAGGCCAACTTGCGACAGGAGGCTGTCAAATTCATCG CGTTTGCTGCATTGCACTCCGGGGACCTAGACAAAGAGAAGCTGCGTATGATCATCACCT ACCTCCAAATTCATTCGGAATACGACATCCATCCATCGATCCGTCACCTGGCAGCTGGGACCATAGAGATCCTGCAACGTCAAGTACAGCAGCAACCCGCATCAAGATGGGCTAGGCTGGCAGCACTGCGCTGCTGGCCCTGA